One Nocardioides sp. DNA window includes the following coding sequences:
- a CDS encoding APC family permease, protein MAMAQHQDVAESGQGSAHLSRTLGLWAIVALGLGYMTPTVIFDTFGIVADETNGVVPSAYVLALVAMTFTAISYGRMTRVFPSAGSAYTYTSNTMNPNLGFLIGWSSLLDYLLLPLVNALIIRSYMESFFPDVPPWIWVAVYVVAITTMVTVSMTNTSRVNGLLVVFEVVLIAVFLVLAIRALSQGDGNGTIFSSAPAWHGGVELGHVITGATLVCFSFIGFDAITMYTEEAKDPDTVPRAIVLALMIGGAIFFIAAWFTQSLFPDLSDFSKDSLENSALPQIAFLVGGTAFKILLTSAAFAATVASSLASHASVARLLYVMGRNGTGPVSKFFGQVSPRFRTPAAAIIFVGVVSLGAIPFNLDFIAALINFGALIAFSFVNLTVIAHFAVRKGERGTAQEIFRNIVLPLIGVCFTLVLWAKLSHDSRNYGLVWFGIGILVLLWVTRFFQKPLTINMGDEDLAEA, encoded by the coding sequence ATGGCGATGGCACAACATCAAGACGTCGCGGAGTCGGGCCAGGGATCGGCTCACCTTTCCCGGACACTCGGACTCTGGGCGATCGTCGCCCTCGGTCTGGGCTACATGACCCCGACGGTCATTTTCGACACCTTCGGCATCGTCGCCGACGAGACCAACGGCGTGGTGCCCAGTGCGTACGTCCTGGCGCTGGTCGCGATGACCTTCACCGCCATCTCGTACGGCCGGATGACCCGCGTCTTCCCGTCCGCCGGGTCGGCGTACACCTATACGTCGAACACGATGAACCCCAACCTGGGCTTCCTGATCGGCTGGTCGTCGCTGTTGGACTACCTGCTGTTGCCGTTGGTCAATGCGTTGATCATCCGCAGTTATATGGAGTCGTTCTTCCCCGACGTGCCGCCGTGGATCTGGGTGGCGGTCTATGTCGTGGCCATCACCACGATGGTGACGGTCTCGATGACCAACACCTCGAGGGTCAACGGCCTGCTCGTGGTGTTCGAGGTCGTCCTGATCGCGGTCTTCCTCGTGCTGGCGATTCGCGCCTTGTCCCAGGGCGACGGCAACGGCACCATCTTCTCCAGTGCCCCGGCCTGGCATGGCGGCGTCGAACTCGGGCATGTGATCACGGGGGCGACCCTGGTGTGCTTCTCGTTCATCGGCTTCGACGCAATCACGATGTACACCGAAGAGGCCAAGGACCCCGACACCGTGCCGCGCGCGATCGTGCTGGCGTTGATGATCGGCGGCGCGATCTTCTTCATCGCCGCCTGGTTCACCCAGTCGCTGTTCCCCGACCTGTCGGACTTCAGCAAGGACTCACTGGAAAACAGTGCGCTGCCACAGATCGCGTTCCTGGTCGGTGGCACCGCCTTCAAGATCCTGCTGACCTCCGCTGCGTTCGCCGCGACCGTCGCCTCCAGCCTGGCCTCGCACGCCTCGGTCGCGCGCCTGCTCTATGTGATGGGCCGCAACGGCACCGGGCCCGTATCGAAGTTTTTCGGCCAGGTGTCGCCACGGTTCCGTACGCCCGCCGCCGCCATCATCTTCGTCGGCGTCGTCTCGCTCGGGGCGATCCCGTTCAACCTCGACTTCATCGCCGCGCTGATCAACTTCGGCGCCCTGATCGCGTTCAGTTTCGTCAACCTGACCGTGATCGCGCACTTCGCCGTACGCAAGGGAGAGCGCGGCACGGCCCAGGAGATCTTCCGCAACATCGTGCTGCCGCTGATCGGCGTCTGCTTCACCCTCGTGCTGTGGGCCAAACTGTCCCACGACTCGCGCAACTACGGCCTGGTCTGGTTCGGCATCGGGATCCTGGTGCTGCTGTGGGTGACCAGATTCTTCCAGAAGCCGCTGACGATCAACATGGGCGACGAGGACCTGGCCGAGGCCTGA
- a CDS encoding metal-sensitive transcriptional regulator encodes MELDAEQMQAVVKRLKRAQGQIGGIIKMIEDGRDCQDIVTQMAAVSKALDRAGFATISLGLRQCMSDPEHNQMDVAAMEKLFLSLA; translated from the coding sequence ATGGAACTCGATGCTGAGCAGATGCAGGCAGTCGTGAAGCGCCTCAAGCGCGCCCAGGGCCAGATCGGCGGCATCATCAAGATGATCGAGGACGGCCGCGACTGCCAGGACATCGTTACCCAGATGGCCGCAGTGTCGAAGGCTCTCGACCGCGCGGGATTCGCGACGATCTCGCTCGGGCTGCGTCAGTGCATGAGCGACCCCGAGCACAATCAGATGGACGTCGCGGCCATGGAAAAGCTCTTCCTCTCCCTCGCGTGA
- a CDS encoding phage tail protein, with translation MGHVVDFKDVSTQGLQSSPVAEALAGLRANEARYFKNKYDHDFAVTPADEDPATVAWVAEILASERDIEIASRPLEVSIAEVDGIHWVHVFYESGLAVNVLYTREDGGKRAVGFKLSEGMEPPVELDAFKWARQKSKLAGTIRGSYFVIKGVHDPIR, from the coding sequence ATGGGCCACGTCGTCGACTTCAAGGATGTCTCCACGCAGGGACTCCAGTCCTCTCCCGTGGCCGAGGCGCTCGCCGGGTTGCGGGCCAACGAGGCGCGCTATTTCAAGAACAAGTACGATCACGACTTCGCCGTGACTCCTGCTGACGAGGACCCGGCGACCGTGGCCTGGGTGGCCGAGATCCTGGCCAGTGAGCGCGACATCGAGATCGCGTCGAGGCCGCTGGAGGTGTCGATCGCCGAGGTCGACGGCATCCACTGGGTGCACGTCTTCTATGAGTCGGGGCTGGCGGTCAACGTGCTCTACACCCGCGAAGACGGCGGCAAGCGCGCCGTCGGGTTCAAGCTGTCCGAGGGCATGGAGCCTCCGGTCGAACTCGACGCCTTCAAGTGGGCGCGGCAGAAGTCCAAGCTGGCCGGGACGATCCGCGGGTCGTACTTCGTGATCAAGGGTGTGCACGACCCGATCAGATGA
- a CDS encoding MATE family efflux transporter — MKSVDREIWRLAVPAFLALIAEPVYLLADAAIVGHLGTAELAGLGLAAAILQTAIGLCVFLAYGTTASVSRLLGARDERAALAQGVDGLWLALVIGLGVTALGVTLTDWLIGLFGASAVVTDSGATYLRIAFFGTTPLLLMLAATGVLRGLLDTRTPLYVAVGGNALNVALNFLLVYGWGPVSAYGIAGAAMGSVAAQALSAFALVAVVVRAARQRGASLRPDLPGIRSAGRAGVPLLIRTLTLRAALLVGTYAVVLASPGGTRDETNLAAHQIAITLWGFLAFALDAIAIAAQALTGRALGSGDVDYARAVTRRMIRWGLWSGIVTGVLLALSSPWLGRLFTGDAAVRELLVPVLLVAALGQPLAGVVFVLDGVLIGAGDGTYLAWAGLVVLVVYAPVVMVAALGPGGLVPVWVAMCAVFMGARAVVLLRRERGDAWMVVGGRSG; from the coding sequence GTGAAATCGGTCGACCGCGAGATCTGGCGTCTGGCCGTACCCGCCTTCCTCGCGCTCATTGCCGAACCCGTCTACCTACTCGCCGATGCGGCCATCGTCGGTCATCTCGGCACCGCCGAACTCGCGGGGCTCGGCTTGGCCGCCGCGATACTCCAGACCGCCATCGGCCTGTGCGTCTTCCTGGCCTACGGCACCACGGCGTCGGTCTCACGCCTGCTCGGCGCGCGCGACGAACGCGCGGCGCTGGCCCAAGGCGTGGACGGTCTGTGGCTCGCCCTGGTGATCGGTCTCGGTGTCACCGCACTCGGCGTCACGCTCACCGACTGGCTGATCGGGCTCTTCGGCGCCAGCGCCGTCGTGACCGACTCTGGTGCCACCTATCTGCGGATCGCGTTCTTCGGGACCACGCCCCTACTGCTGATGCTCGCGGCCACGGGCGTTCTGCGCGGACTGCTCGACACGCGTACGCCCTTGTATGTCGCGGTCGGGGGCAACGCGCTAAACGTGGCGCTCAACTTCCTGCTCGTCTACGGCTGGGGGCCGGTGTCCGCGTACGGCATCGCCGGCGCCGCGATGGGTTCGGTGGCGGCGCAGGCGCTCAGCGCGTTCGCGCTGGTGGCGGTGGTCGTACGCGCGGCTCGACAACGCGGGGCCTCGTTGCGCCCGGACCTGCCCGGCATTCGAAGCGCTGGACGCGCGGGCGTGCCATTGCTGATCCGTACCCTCACGCTGCGGGCTGCGCTGCTTGTCGGGACGTACGCCGTGGTGCTCGCCAGCCCCGGCGGCACCCGGGACGAAACCAACCTGGCGGCACATCAGATCGCGATCACCTTGTGGGGCTTCCTGGCGTTTGCTCTCGATGCGATCGCGATCGCCGCGCAGGCGCTGACCGGGCGGGCGCTGGGATCTGGCGATGTCGACTACGCGCGTGCCGTGACGCGCCGGATGATCCGGTGGGGCCTGTGGTCGGGGATCGTGACCGGGGTGCTGCTGGCCTTGTCCTCGCCCTGGTTGGGACGGCTGTTCACCGGCGACGCTGCGGTGCGCGAACTGCTGGTGCCGGTCTTGCTGGTGGCAGCGCTGGGTCAACCGCTGGCGGGCGTGGTGTTTGTGCTGGACGGGGTGCTGATCGGCGCGGGCGACGGGACGTACCTGGCCTGGGCAGGCCTGGTCGTGCTGGTGGTCTATGCCCCGGTCGTCATGGTGGCCGCGCTCGGCCCAGGTGGGTTGGTGCCGGTGTGGGTCGCGATGTGCGCGGTCTTCATGGGCGCGCGGGCGGTCGTGCTGTTGCGCCGGGAACGCGGCGATGCCTGGATGGTGGTGGGTGGTCGGTCGGGGTAG
- the yaaA gene encoding peroxide stress protein YaaA, which translates to MDVMRTKSPDEVADLMGISDELAALNVERYGDFETPFTMRNARQALLAFNGDVYQGIDAAHRFDGRDFAEAQKTLRILSGLYGVLRPLDLMQPYRLEMGIQVANPGGKNLYDFWGTRIASMLATDLEASPGAAVLVNLASNEYFSSVDVSALPGVPIISPRFEDEDAKGNYKVISFFAKRARGEMAAWLIQNRVRTPGALKKFDAAGYAYAPEISSKSVPVFRRARG; encoded by the coding sequence ATCGACGTGATGCGTACGAAATCACCCGACGAGGTCGCCGACCTGATGGGCATCTCCGACGAACTGGCCGCGCTCAACGTCGAGCGTTATGGCGACTTCGAGACACCGTTCACGATGCGCAACGCACGGCAGGCGCTGTTGGCGTTCAACGGCGACGTCTATCAGGGCATCGATGCGGCACACCGTTTCGACGGACGCGACTTCGCCGAAGCGCAGAAGACACTGCGCATCCTCTCGGGGCTCTATGGCGTGCTGCGCCCACTCGACCTGATGCAGCCCTACCGGCTGGAGATGGGGATCCAGGTCGCGAACCCCGGCGGCAAGAATCTGTACGACTTCTGGGGCACCCGGATCGCCTCGATGTTGGCCACCGATCTCGAGGCCTCGCCGGGCGCTGCGGTGCTGGTCAACCTCGCCTCGAACGAATACTTCTCGTCGGTCGACGTCTCGGCCCTTCCCGGCGTGCCGATCATCTCGCCTCGCTTCGAGGACGAGGACGCCAAGGGCAACTACAAGGTGATCTCGTTCTTCGCCAAGCGTGCCCGCGGTGAGATGGCGGCGTGGCTGATCCAGAATCGCGTACGCACTCCTGGGGCGCTGAAGAAGTTCGACGCGGCCGGGTATGCGTACGCCCCCGAGATTTCGTCCAAGTCGGTCCCGGTGTTCCGCCGGGCACGAGGCTGA
- the dnaB gene encoding replicative DNA helicase — translation MSFAPGEAPQHVGRPGDRTPPQDMAAEQSVLGAMLISKDSIADVAEVLRGVDFYRPSHEIVYDAILDLYGRGEPADPITVVAELTRRGELARVGGAPYLHTLSANVPIAANAGYYAEIVREKAILRRLVDAGTKIVQIGYAGEGQVDDVVDQAQAEVYKITEKRASEDYAPLSDIMAGVLDEIEAIGNREAGLYGVPTGFADMDDLTNGLHAGQMIIVAARPAMGKSTLALDFCRAASIHNNLASVFFSLEMTRSEITMRLLSAEARVPLNHIRNGQLTEDDWERLARKMGEVSGAPMFIDDSPNMTMMEIRAKARRLKQRHDLRLIVIDYMQLMTSGKKVESRQLEVSEFSRQIKLLAKELEVPIIALSQLNRGPEQRGDKRPMMSDLRESGSLEQDADMVILLHRDDVYEKESTRPGEADLIVAKHRNGPTRDTTVAFQGHYSRFVDMAH, via the coding sequence GTGTCGTTCGCCCCCGGCGAGGCTCCGCAGCACGTCGGCCGCCCTGGCGATCGCACTCCGCCGCAGGACATGGCCGCCGAGCAGTCGGTGCTGGGCGCCATGCTGATCAGCAAGGACTCGATCGCCGACGTCGCCGAGGTGCTGCGCGGGGTCGACTTCTATCGCCCGAGCCACGAGATCGTGTACGACGCGATCCTCGACCTCTACGGCCGTGGTGAGCCGGCCGATCCCATCACCGTCGTGGCCGAGTTGACCCGCCGTGGCGAGTTGGCCCGCGTGGGCGGCGCGCCGTACCTCCACACCCTGAGCGCGAACGTCCCGATTGCCGCCAACGCCGGCTACTACGCCGAGATCGTGCGCGAGAAGGCGATCTTGCGTCGGCTCGTGGATGCGGGGACCAAGATCGTGCAGATCGGGTACGCCGGGGAGGGCCAGGTCGACGACGTGGTCGACCAGGCGCAGGCCGAGGTCTACAAGATCACCGAGAAGCGCGCCTCGGAGGACTATGCGCCGCTGAGCGACATCATGGCTGGTGTCCTCGACGAGATCGAGGCGATCGGCAACCGGGAGGCCGGGCTCTATGGCGTCCCGACCGGGTTCGCCGACATGGACGATCTGACCAACGGTCTGCACGCGGGCCAGATGATCATCGTCGCTGCGCGCCCCGCGATGGGCAAGTCGACTCTCGCCCTCGACTTCTGCCGGGCCGCGTCGATCCACAACAACCTCGCGAGTGTCTTCTTCAGCCTGGAGATGACGCGCTCGGAGATCACGATGCGTCTGTTGAGCGCCGAGGCTCGCGTACCCCTCAACCACATCCGCAACGGCCAGTTGACCGAGGACGACTGGGAGCGACTGGCCCGCAAGATGGGTGAGGTGTCGGGTGCGCCGATGTTCATCGACGACTCGCCGAACATGACGATGATGGAGATCCGCGCCAAGGCGCGTCGGCTCAAGCAGCGCCACGACCTGCGCCTGATCGTGATCGACTACATGCAGTTGATGACCAGCGGCAAGAAGGTCGAGTCGCGGCAGCTGGAGGTCTCGGAATTCTCTCGCCAGATCAAGTTGCTGGCCAAAGAACTCGAAGTCCCGATCATCGCGCTCTCGCAGCTCAACCGTGGTCCCGAGCAGCGAGGCGACAAGCGCCCGATGATGAGCGACCTTCGCGAATCAGGTTCGCTTGAGCAGGACGCCGACATGGTGATCCTGCTGCACCGCGACGACGTCTACGAGAAGGAATCAACCCGCCCCGGCGAGGCCGACCTGATCGTGGCCAAGCACCGCAACGGCCCGACCCGTGACACCACCGTGGCGTTCCAGGGGCACTACTCGCGGTTTGTGGATATGGCGCACTGA
- a CDS encoding molybdopterin-dependent oxidoreductase — MSEHVTYCRLCEPLCGLIATVENGRLVSLVPDPDNPLSRGFVCPKGVSFTEIQNAPDRLLHPMRRNDAGELEQVSWDEALDEIASRLRTIWDQTGPESIAFYLGNPSAFSYSAALWTGGFGAALGDVKQYTAGSQDTNSRWVASKLLYNAIVQTPFPDLPRTDFLLMLGANPLVSHGGLLRAPRIRQDLADISKRGGRVVVVDPRRTETAKAYEHVSLHPDSDAWLLLSLLHSIDAEGLVDAQAIAEQTTGWESLRATLHRFAPEETAEITGVEPEVVRRLARDFATADRASTYGRTGTCLGRQATLVNALLDAVSIVTGNLDRPGGLLFAQDVIPLQDLAERAGQLGYADRRSRIGDHPDVIGTFPASTLAEEITTPGEGQVRAMFCTAGDPVMSTPDGGALAAALPRLDLLVCIDLFVSETAKYADFVLPAVTFLERDDVPIIFAGATPYPFLQHTEAVVEPYGEARHEWEIYRDIAARAGFALFVPGANSWVTRIARRLPMLRPRQMVELVLRIGPYGDRFGLRRGGLNPKRLREHPHGIRLAEFAPTGLREKVVRHPNARVELAAPQILDAITALRREDDPDFPLRMIGLREMRSLNSWLHRSPTLMKGERRHEVRVHPDDAATYGITDGEAITVTSRSGRIESYAKLTDELRPGTIAVPHGWRGANSNLLTPSDVVEPLAGMSHLNGVPVQIAPGC, encoded by the coding sequence ATGAGCGAGCACGTCACCTATTGCAGGCTGTGCGAGCCGCTGTGCGGACTCATCGCCACGGTGGAGAACGGCCGCCTCGTCTCGCTCGTTCCCGACCCGGACAACCCGCTCTCGCGCGGATTCGTGTGCCCGAAGGGCGTTTCGTTCACCGAGATCCAGAACGCACCCGATCGACTGCTCCATCCCATGCGCCGCAACGACGCCGGGGAGTTGGAGCAGGTCAGCTGGGATGAGGCGCTCGACGAGATCGCCAGCCGACTGCGCACCATTTGGGACCAGACCGGCCCCGAGTCGATCGCGTTCTATCTGGGCAACCCGAGCGCCTTCTCCTACTCGGCCGCCCTGTGGACCGGTGGTTTCGGAGCGGCGCTGGGAGACGTCAAGCAATACACGGCCGGCTCCCAGGACACCAACAGCCGCTGGGTCGCCAGCAAGCTGCTCTACAACGCGATCGTGCAGACTCCCTTCCCCGATCTGCCGCGCACCGACTTCCTGCTCATGCTCGGCGCCAACCCGCTGGTGTCGCACGGCGGCCTGCTGCGGGCGCCACGGATCCGTCAGGACCTGGCCGACATCAGCAAGCGCGGTGGGCGAGTCGTCGTGGTCGATCCCCGTCGCACTGAGACCGCGAAGGCGTACGAACACGTCTCACTGCACCCCGACTCCGACGCCTGGCTGCTGTTGAGCCTGCTGCACAGCATCGACGCCGAAGGCCTGGTTGATGCCCAAGCGATCGCCGAGCAGACCACCGGGTGGGAGTCGTTGCGGGCGACGTTGCACCGTTTCGCTCCCGAGGAGACCGCCGAGATCACCGGCGTCGAGCCGGAGGTCGTACGCCGTCTTGCCCGTGATTTCGCGACCGCCGACCGCGCCTCGACCTATGGGCGTACGGGCACCTGCCTGGGCCGCCAAGCCACCCTGGTCAATGCGCTGCTCGATGCCGTCTCGATCGTCACGGGCAACCTCGATCGGCCCGGTGGGCTGCTCTTCGCCCAGGACGTGATCCCGTTGCAGGACCTCGCCGAGCGGGCCGGGCAGTTGGGATACGCCGACCGCCGCTCGCGCATCGGCGACCACCCCGACGTGATCGGCACCTTTCCTGCCTCGACGCTGGCCGAGGAGATCACGACGCCGGGCGAGGGGCAGGTGCGGGCGATGTTCTGCACCGCCGGTGATCCGGTGATGTCGACGCCCGACGGCGGCGCTCTGGCTGCGGCGCTGCCCCGGCTCGACCTGCTCGTGTGCATCGACCTGTTCGTCAGCGAGACCGCCAAGTACGCCGACTTCGTACTGCCCGCCGTCACCTTCCTGGAGCGAGACGACGTCCCGATCATCTTCGCGGGCGCCACGCCCTACCCCTTCCTCCAGCACACCGAAGCCGTCGTCGAGCCCTATGGCGAGGCGCGCCACGAGTGGGAGATCTATCGCGACATCGCCGCACGCGCCGGTTTCGCCCTCTTCGTCCCCGGCGCCAACTCGTGGGTCACGCGGATCGCGCGGCGGCTGCCGATGCTCCGGCCAAGGCAGATGGTCGAGTTGGTGCTGCGGATCGGGCCGTACGGTGACCGCTTCGGTCTGCGTCGAGGCGGCCTGAACCCCAAACGACTGCGCGAGCACCCACACGGGATCCGTCTCGCGGAGTTCGCGCCGACCGGTCTGCGAGAGAAGGTCGTACGCCACCCGAACGCGCGCGTCGAGCTGGCCGCTCCACAGATCCTGGACGCGATCACCGCCTTGCGGCGCGAGGACGATCCCGACTTCCCGCTGCGGATGATCGGCCTGCGCGAGATGCGGTCGTTGAACTCCTGGCTGCATCGCAGCCCGACACTGATGAAGGGCGAGCGGCGCCACGAGGTGCGCGTACACCCTGACGATGCGGCGACGTACGGGATCACCGACGGTGAGGCGATCACGGTCACCTCGCGCAGCGGCCGGATCGAGTCGTACGCCAAACTCACCGACGAACTGCGACCGGGCACCATCGCCGTGCCGCATGGCTGGCGCGGCGCCAACAGCAACCTGCTGACGCCCAGTGATGTGGTCGAACCGCTTGCGGGGATGTCGCACCTGAACGGGGTGCCGGTGCAGATCGCGCCGGGCTGCTAG
- the rpsR gene encoding 30S ribosomal protein S18 has product MAKAVIRKPKKKVCQFCKEGAEGVDYKDATLLRKFISDRGKIRARRVTGNCVQHQRDVAIAVKNARELALLPYTSTGR; this is encoded by the coding sequence ATGGCCAAGGCAGTGATTCGCAAGCCCAAGAAGAAGGTTTGCCAGTTCTGCAAGGAAGGAGCCGAGGGCGTCGACTACAAGGACGCCACGCTGCTCCGCAAGTTCATCTCCGACCGCGGCAAGATCCGTGCGCGTCGCGTGACCGGCAACTGCGTCCAGCACCAGCGTGACGTGGCCATCGCGGTCAAGAACGCGCGCGAACTCGCGCTGCTGCCCTACACCTCGACCGGTCGCTGA
- the rplI gene encoding 50S ribosomal protein L9, which produces MKIILTQEVDNLGTPGDVVEVKDGYARNYLLPRGVAIRWTRGGQKEVDAIKSARSARALRDADHATEVKGKLEGSPVDLKVKAGAGGRLFGAVTTNEIASALSAVAGESVDKRSIVLGNPIKSLGAHSVSVKLIDGVSANVALNVIPG; this is translated from the coding sequence ATGAAGATCATCCTGACTCAGGAAGTCGACAACCTCGGCACCCCCGGTGACGTGGTGGAGGTCAAGGACGGGTACGCCCGCAACTACCTCCTGCCCCGTGGCGTGGCGATCCGCTGGACCCGCGGCGGCCAGAAGGAGGTCGACGCGATCAAGTCGGCTCGTTCGGCTCGTGCCCTGCGCGACGCTGACCACGCGACCGAGGTCAAGGGCAAGCTCGAGGGCTCGCCGGTGGACCTGAAGGTCAAGGCCGGTGCGGGTGGCCGCCTCTTCGGCGCCGTCACCACCAACGAGATCGCCTCGGCTCTGTCGGCCGTCGCCGGCGAGTCGGTCGACAAGCGTTCGATCGTGCTCGGCAACCCGATCAAGTCGCTCGGTGCCCACTCCGTGTCGGTGAAGCTCATCGACGGCGTGAGCGCCAACGTGGCGCTCAACGTGATCCCGGGCTGA
- a CDS encoding FAD-dependent oxidoreductase: protein MTNQTFLIIGGVAGGMSAATRLRRLDETARIVVIERSGYVSFANCGLPYHVGGVIEDRSALLLQTPESLAARFDLDVRVRTEAVSIDAGARKVLLRDLTTGAESSLAYDALVLSPGARPVRPPIPGIERALSLRDIEDTDRLVAAVADATTAVVIGGGFIGVEMAENLVHRGLRVALVEATDQVMAPLDPEMVAPVHQALRDGGVDLRLGASVTSIGDEDVTLSDGSALAADLVVAAIGVRPDASLALAAGLRVGERGGIVVDDHFRTSDPHIYAVGDAVEKPDALSHESGLVPLANTANLQGRRVADVIAGRPGVDRPVRGTAIVGVLGLQVAATGWNEKRLRAAGRAYRAIHTHSASHASYYPGAATMALKLLVDPETDEILGAQGVGREGVDKRIDVIATAMTGGLRASDLAELELAYAPQFGSAKDPINMLGHIADNLRSEVSRSTQWHELDAADAAIIDVRTASEFAAGAIPRAVNIPLDELRSRLDEVPSGPVVVHCAVGLRGHLAARILRQRGWADVRNLSGGYTTWAAGVRG from the coding sequence ATGACGAACCAGACCTTCCTCATCATCGGCGGCGTGGCGGGCGGGATGTCGGCGGCCACGCGACTGCGGCGGCTGGACGAGACTGCCCGCATCGTCGTGATCGAGCGCAGCGGCTACGTATCCTTCGCCAACTGCGGCCTGCCCTATCACGTGGGCGGCGTGATCGAAGATCGCTCCGCGTTGCTACTCCAGACGCCGGAGTCGCTCGCCGCGAGGTTCGACCTCGACGTTCGGGTGCGCACGGAAGCCGTCTCGATCGACGCGGGCGCCCGCAAGGTGCTGCTGCGCGATCTGACCACGGGCGCCGAGTCGTCGCTGGCCTATGACGCGCTCGTGCTCTCGCCCGGCGCACGACCCGTACGCCCTCCCATCCCCGGCATCGAGCGCGCACTGTCTCTGCGCGACATCGAGGACACCGACCGGCTCGTCGCGGCGGTGGCCGACGCGACCACTGCCGTGGTGATCGGCGGCGGCTTCATCGGTGTGGAGATGGCGGAGAACCTGGTTCACCGTGGATTGCGGGTCGCGTTGGTCGAAGCCACCGATCAGGTGATGGCACCGCTGGATCCCGAGATGGTCGCGCCGGTGCATCAGGCGTTGCGCGACGGCGGGGTCGACCTGCGGCTCGGCGCGTCGGTGACCTCGATCGGCGATGAGGACGTCACGCTGTCCGACGGGTCGGCCTTGGCTGCCGACCTGGTGGTGGCCGCGATCGGCGTACGCCCGGACGCCTCGCTGGCGCTCGCCGCTGGCCTGCGGGTCGGCGAACGAGGCGGGATCGTCGTCGACGATCACTTCCGGACCAGCGATCCACACATCTATGCGGTCGGCGATGCGGTCGAGAAGCCCGATGCGCTCAGCCACGAGTCCGGCCTGGTGCCCTTGGCCAATACCGCCAATCTGCAGGGGCGTCGGGTCGCCGACGTGATCGCCGGCCGCCCAGGGGTGGACCGACCCGTCCGGGGTACGGCGATCGTCGGCGTGCTTGGCTTGCAGGTCGCGGCGACCGGCTGGAACGAGAAGCGCCTGCGCGCGGCGGGTCGTGCGTATCGCGCGATCCACACTCACTCGGCTTCGCACGCCAGCTATTACCCCGGTGCCGCGACGATGGCGTTGAAGCTGCTCGTCGACCCCGAGACCGACGAGATCCTGGGTGCCCAGGGCGTCGGCCGCGAGGGCGTCGACAAGCGCATCGACGTGATCGCCACGGCGATGACCGGAGGGCTGCGGGCCAGCGATCTGGCCGAGCTCGAGCTGGCGTACGCCCCACAGTTCGGCTCCGCGAAGGACCCGATCAACATGCTCGGCCACATCGCCGACAACCTGCGCAGCGAGGTCTCGCGCTCGACCCAGTGGCACGAACTCGACGCGGCGGATGCCGCGATCATCGATGTACGGACAGCGTCTGAATTCGCTGCGGGCGCGATCCCGAGGGCTGTGAACATCCCGCTCGACGAGCTCCGCTCGCGGCTGGACGAGGTGCCGTCGGGGCCGGTCGTGGTGCACTGCGCGGTCGGCCTGCGCGGTCATCTGGCCGCGAGGATTCTGCGCCAGCGGGGCTGGGCTGACGTACGCAATCTCAGCGGCGGCTACACCACGTGGGCAGCAGGCGTGCGCGGCTGA